One window of Phoenix dactylifera cultivar Barhee BC4 chromosome 5, palm_55x_up_171113_PBpolish2nd_filt_p, whole genome shotgun sequence genomic DNA carries:
- the LOC103703933 gene encoding glycolipid transfer protein 1-like isoform X6: protein MDKFGGPMSLVKSDIGGNIASLEAKYASDPSKFEHLYSMVQVEVESKTSSSCTNGLLWLTRAMDFLVELFCNLLEHPAWTMSQACTESYSKTLKKWHGWLARFSFSIGMKLAPDRKKFMEVIGGSGDINADMEKFCANFSYLLAENHRFLASVGLDDLKAS from the exons ATAAATTTGGAGGTCCTATGTCACTTGTAAAGTCAGATATAGGAGGCAACATAGCG AGTCTGGAAGCTAAATATGCGTCTGATCCTTCAAAATTTGAACACCTGTACAGCATGGTGCAAGTAGAAGTAGAATCTAAAACTTCTTCAAGCTGTACCAATGGTCTTCTGTGGTTAACGAG GGCCATGGACTTCTTGGTGGAACTATTCTGTAACTTGCTTGAGCATCCAGCTTGGACTATGTCACAGGCCTGCACAGAATCCTACAGCAAGACCTTAAAGAAATGGCATGGCTGGCTTGCTAGATTTAGCTTTTCG ATTGGCATGAAACTCGCTCCAGATAGGAAGAAATTCATGGAGGTTATTGGTGGCTCAGGTGACATAAATGCAGACATGGAGAAATTCTGCGCaaacttttcttatcttcttgcAGAGAACCACAGGTTTTTG GCTAGTGTTGGTCTGGATGATCTTAAGGCTTCTTGA